A single genomic interval of Bradyrhizobium sp. sBnM-33 harbors:
- a CDS encoding TetR/AcrR family transcriptional regulator produces the protein MSWQKDRRGERGYHHGNLKEALLQAALDLISQKGPAGFTFADAARMAGVSPAAPYRHFRDRDELLSSIAQRGFEQFEAMLVQAWDDGRPDTVTAFERVGKAYLAFARNEPAFYSAMFESGIPVDSNPTLMAASERAFAIIRAAAERLAAMTPPGTPRPPAMMMALHIWSMAHGVASLFGRGDAARRKLPMSPEDLLEAEVLIYLRGLGFPTDRRASDQKPAGPPPVPPAGNGPSGPWGKPK, from the coding sequence ATGAGTTGGCAAAAGGACCGCCGCGGCGAGCGTGGCTACCATCACGGCAATCTGAAAGAGGCATTGCTGCAGGCGGCGCTCGACCTGATTTCGCAAAAAGGCCCGGCCGGCTTCACCTTTGCCGACGCCGCACGCATGGCCGGCGTCAGTCCGGCCGCGCCCTACCGCCATTTTCGCGATCGCGACGAATTGCTGTCCTCGATCGCGCAACGTGGCTTCGAGCAGTTCGAGGCCATGCTCGTGCAAGCCTGGGACGACGGCCGCCCCGACACCGTCACCGCGTTCGAGCGGGTCGGCAAGGCCTATCTCGCCTTCGCGCGCAACGAGCCGGCGTTCTATTCGGCGATGTTCGAATCCGGGATTCCAGTCGATTCCAACCCGACACTGATGGCCGCGAGCGAGCGCGCATTCGCCATTATCCGCGCCGCCGCCGAGCGGCTGGCGGCGATGACGCCGCCCGGAACGCCGCGGCCACCGGCGATGATGATGGCGCTGCACATCTGGTCGATGGCGCACGGCGTGGCCTCGCTGTTCGGCCGTGGCGATGCGGCGCGCCGCAAACTGCCGATGTCGCCGGAAGATCTCCTGGAAGCGGAAGTTCTGATCTATCTGCGCGGCCTCGGCTTCCCGACCGACCGCCGGGCTTCCGACCAGAAGCCCGCCGGCCCGCCGCCGGTGCCGCCCGCCGGCAACGGACCTTCGGGTCCTTGGGGCAAGCCCAAATAG
- a CDS encoding DUF2243 domain-containing protein: MTTAGANSLGVTEKRSFPVAAGIFLGLGLGGFFDGIVLHQLLQWHHMLSNWYPVNNLENLELNTRWDGIFHSATYVFVLIGLFLLWRAAHRAHLYWSSKLLVGTMLLGFGIFNTVEGVVDHHLLGIHHVNETVAREHWPIWDIGFTIWGIAMIVIGWLIMRAGRWGKPP; encoded by the coding sequence ATGACAACAGCGGGCGCGAATTCACTTGGCGTGACCGAAAAACGATCTTTCCCGGTTGCAGCAGGCATTTTCCTCGGCCTGGGCCTTGGAGGTTTTTTCGACGGGATCGTTCTGCATCAGTTGCTGCAGTGGCACCACATGCTGAGCAACTGGTACCCGGTAAATAACCTCGAGAACCTCGAACTTAACACAAGATGGGACGGCATCTTTCATAGCGCCACTTATGTCTTCGTGCTGATCGGGCTGTTTCTGTTGTGGCGCGCCGCTCACCGCGCGCATCTCTATTGGTCGAGCAAGCTACTCGTCGGCACGATGCTGCTCGGTTTTGGCATCTTCAACACAGTCGAAGGCGTCGTTGATCATCATCTGCTTGGCATTCACCACGTCAACGAGACGGTGGCGCGCGAGCATTGGCCGATATGGGATATCGGATTCACCATCTGGGGCATCGCCATGATCGTGATCGGGTGGCTGATCATGAGGGCGGGGAGGTGGGGGAAGCCGCCATGA
- a CDS encoding DUF2852 domain-containing protein produces the protein MAYTADVNRWRGPTEQTYRPHMLESPWHPGWIVVTILGFIIWWPIGLALLLFTLGSRRMGCWSNGDRWQNKMERMQYKMDRMRDRMERRGFGGFGFGPPSSGNRAFDEYRMETLRRLEEEQVEFKNFLERLRHAKDKEEFDAFMAQHKQRPTPPNDQPQQG, from the coding sequence ATGGCCTACACCGCAGATGTCAATCGATGGCGCGGTCCGACGGAACAGACCTATCGACCGCATATGCTTGAGAGCCCCTGGCACCCCGGCTGGATCGTGGTGACTATCCTCGGCTTCATCATTTGGTGGCCGATCGGTCTTGCCCTTCTCTTATTCACATTAGGGAGCAGAAGAATGGGTTGCTGGAGCAACGGTGATCGCTGGCAGAACAAGATGGAGCGGATGCAGTACAAAATGGACCGGATGCGCGACCGCATGGAGCGCCGCGGCTTTGGCGGCTTCGGCTTCGGCCCGCCTTCCAGCGGCAACCGCGCCTTCGACGAGTACCGCATGGAAACCCTGCGCCGGCTTGAAGAAGAGCAGGTCGAGTTCAAGAATTTCCTCGAGCGCCTGCGCCACGCCAAGGACAAGGAAGAGTTCGACGCCTTCATGGCGCAGCACAAGCAGCGTCCGACCCCGCCGAACGACCAACCGCAGCAGGGCTGA
- a CDS encoding serine O-acetyltransferase, with product MVSVDQLWNSIRTEAESAVLRDPVFGAALSSAILAHPDFGGALSHQIGARLGKAPADHARFAQLARDAFRCSPDLIDAASRDLQSIAVHDPATTTLLPPLLNFKGYVALQAWRVSNWLRRQSRNDLALLLQSLSSDQLQVSIHPAASIGTSAFLDHATGIIIGAFAVIGDEVTILQNVTIGRKHSEPDRAPKIGRGVLLSAGSTILGNVTVGDFAKIGAGTVVERDVPPGCTAVGVPARLTNCPEASVPA from the coding sequence ATGGTGTCTGTCGATCAGCTCTGGAACTCGATCCGCACTGAAGCGGAAAGCGCGGTGCTGCGCGACCCGGTGTTCGGCGCTGCGCTATCATCAGCCATTTTAGCTCATCCCGATTTCGGCGGCGCGTTGTCGCACCAGATCGGCGCGCGGCTCGGCAAGGCTCCGGCGGATCATGCACGTTTTGCGCAGCTTGCCCGTGACGCCTTCAGATGCTCACCTGATCTGATCGACGCGGCGAGCCGCGATCTGCAAAGCATCGCCGTTCACGATCCCGCGACCACAACGCTTCTGCCGCCGCTGTTGAACTTCAAGGGTTATGTCGCGCTGCAGGCTTGGCGCGTCTCCAACTGGCTCCGGCGCCAGAGCCGCAACGATCTCGCGCTGTTGCTGCAAAGCCTGTCGTCCGATCAGCTTCAGGTCAGCATTCACCCCGCCGCTTCGATCGGCACGTCGGCGTTTCTCGATCACGCCACCGGCATCATCATCGGCGCCTTTGCCGTGATCGGCGACGAGGTGACGATTTTACAAAACGTCACCATCGGCCGAAAACATTCGGAGCCGGACCGCGCGCCAAAGATCGGCAGGGGAGTGTTGCTCAGCGCCGGATCGACCATTCTCGGCAACGTTACCGTCGGCGATTTCGCCAAAATCGGCGCAGGCACAGTTGTCGAGCGCGATGTGCCGCCCGGCTGCACCGCCGTCGGCGTTCCCGCGCGGTTGACCAATTGCCCAGAAGCCTCGGTGCCGGCCTGA
- a CDS encoding twin-arginine translocation signal domain-containing protein — protein MVPPQPRRTPVSDHSKKKSISRRNFIGRTLCGAALAGTALPAWAAPPITPLPVDDGLLQEIRGRRKVSKASAQYRDSPNGDQRCAGCVNFRGGSCAIVEGRISANGWCRHYQAAGRGRAPGAPGGRGGRGGAGGGY, from the coding sequence ATGGTCCCTCCACAACCCCGGAGGACACCCGTGAGCGACCACTCGAAAAAGAAATCCATTTCGCGTCGCAATTTTATTGGAAGAACCCTTTGTGGCGCGGCACTTGCCGGGACGGCGCTGCCGGCATGGGCGGCGCCGCCGATTACGCCCCTGCCAGTAGATGACGGGCTGCTGCAAGAGATACGCGGCCGGCGAAAAGTCAGCAAAGCATCGGCCCAGTATCGTGATAGTCCAAATGGCGACCAGCGCTGCGCCGGCTGCGTTAATTTCCGCGGAGGGAGCTGCGCGATCGTCGAGGGACGCATCAGCGCTAACGGCTGGTGTCGCCATTACCAAGCCGCTGGCAGAGGCCGAGCGCCCGGTGCACCCGGTGGCAGGGGTGGTCGTGGAGGCGCCGGAGGCGGTTACTAG
- a CDS encoding PQQ-dependent sugar dehydrogenase: MKIPSSRLVTLTAALVAIGFALAPAWAQRRSAPAAQPPAEKPTDPALLPDQELGRRFTVKAEDLPPPKTGPIVSSRSLVIPHDGQTPRVPEGFTTTAFMTGLEHPRRLLVLPNGDVLLAEQKAGYLTLLRDEDGDGKADWIQRHAEGFNQPYGLAWRDDHVLVADQDGIWKVPHRLGALRAGRGGEQPKAADVPPDQRKPSPAVVGEEMITRKGVFGIVQGHTNRHLAIDPKTGGLFVGVGSSGNVGVEPEVKATIQRFDPDGANQATFASGLRNPTALAFEPGTGDLYAVVQERDGLGDRLPPDYLTRVEKGAFYGWPYAYIGQHPQPGFAKLKPDKVKASIKPDLLFEAHSSAMDLVFYDGEQFPPEFRGGAFVALKGSWNRSEPTGYKIVFVPFKDGRPQGWYQNFAVGFWVSGMHRAEIWGRPAALAIAKDGSLLVADDTGGTIWRIAYTGPQNRAGKPDGNTEAPR, translated from the coding sequence ATGAAAATCCCTTCTTCCCGCCTCGTGACCCTTACGGCAGCTCTTGTTGCGATTGGCTTCGCGCTTGCACCAGCCTGGGCTCAGCGTAGAAGTGCGCCCGCCGCTCAGCCCCCGGCAGAAAAGCCGACGGACCCGGCGCTGTTGCCCGACCAGGAACTTGGACGCCGGTTCACGGTCAAGGCGGAGGACCTGCCGCCCCCGAAGACCGGCCCGATCGTCAGCAGCCGTTCCCTTGTGATTCCCCATGACGGGCAAACTCCCCGCGTCCCTGAAGGCTTCACCACGACCGCTTTCATGACCGGCCTTGAGCATCCGAGGCGTCTACTTGTGCTGCCGAACGGCGACGTGCTCCTGGCCGAACAGAAGGCGGGCTATCTCACATTGCTGCGCGATGAGGACGGGGACGGCAAGGCCGATTGGATTCAGCGCCACGCGGAGGGATTCAACCAACCTTACGGACTCGCTTGGCGGGACGATCACGTCCTGGTCGCGGATCAGGACGGGATCTGGAAAGTACCGCACCGGCTTGGCGCATTGCGTGCGGGGCGCGGCGGCGAGCAGCCGAAGGCTGCCGATGTGCCGCCGGATCAGCGCAAACCTTCGCCCGCCGTGGTTGGCGAGGAAATGATCACAAGGAAGGGCGTGTTCGGCATCGTTCAAGGCCATACGAACCGCCATCTCGCGATCGACCCCAAGACTGGCGGACTGTTCGTCGGCGTCGGCTCGTCCGGCAATGTCGGTGTCGAACCAGAGGTCAAGGCGACGATCCAGCGCTTCGATCCCGACGGCGCGAACCAGGCTACGTTCGCTTCCGGATTGCGCAATCCGACGGCGCTCGCCTTCGAACCTGGAACGGGCGATCTCTATGCGGTGGTTCAGGAGCGCGACGGCCTCGGCGACCGGCTTCCGCCCGATTATCTGACGCGTGTCGAGAAGGGCGCCTTCTACGGCTGGCCTTACGCATATATCGGTCAGCACCCGCAGCCGGGTTTCGCCAAGTTGAAACCGGACAAGGTCAAGGCTTCAATCAAGCCCGACCTTCTATTCGAAGCGCATTCCTCGGCGATGGATCTGGTGTTTTACGATGGCGAACAGTTTCCGCCCGAATTCCGCGGCGGCGCCTTTGTTGCGCTCAAGGGGTCGTGGAATCGATCCGAACCAACCGGTTACAAGATCGTGTTCGTACCGTTCAAGGATGGCCGTCCGCAAGGGTGGTACCAGAATTTCGCCGTCGGCTTCTGGGTGTCCGGCATGCATCGGGCGGAGATCTGGGGCCGGCCTGCCGCGCTTGCGATCGCCAAGGACGGTTCATTGCTCGTTGCCGACGATACCGGCGGCACCATCTGGCGCATTGCTTACACAGGGCCTCAGAACCGTGCAGGCAAGCCCGATGGCAATACTGAGGCACCACGCTAG
- a CDS encoding ferritin-like domain-containing protein gives MEAESYLRATTGKGISDTDAGMDAGRVVGGHEAQFKEKAIREFIEETAENELAHVRFYRKTLGRNAISRPAIDFDAGFKAAAQAAGLPADFDPFADDMSVLLGGMLFEDVGVTAYAGATPLLKKKEFVEAAAGILAVEAYHMGMARSQLYMMGEKAWDAANAISDARDKIDGTPEKEDQGIRVDGKANFVPSTPDAIAFTRTPQEVLRIVYLTEKAGVSKGGFYPNGMNGELKTT, from the coding sequence ATGGAAGCCGAGTCCTATCTGCGCGCAACCACCGGCAAGGGCATCAGCGATACCGATGCCGGTATGGATGCCGGCAGAGTCGTGGGCGGACACGAGGCCCAATTCAAGGAGAAGGCGATCCGCGAGTTCATTGAAGAGACGGCGGAGAACGAGCTGGCCCACGTTCGCTTCTACCGCAAGACGCTTGGCCGAAACGCCATTTCACGACCCGCGATCGACTTCGACGCCGGCTTCAAGGCTGCTGCTCAGGCTGCCGGATTGCCTGCCGATTTCGACCCATTTGCCGACGACATGTCGGTCCTGCTCGGCGGCATGCTGTTCGAAGACGTCGGCGTGACCGCCTACGCGGGGGCAACTCCCCTGCTCAAGAAAAAGGAATTCGTGGAAGCGGCGGCCGGAATTCTTGCTGTTGAGGCCTACCACATGGGAATGGCGCGCTCCCAGCTCTACATGATGGGCGAGAAGGCATGGGACGCCGCCAATGCAATCTCGGATGCACGGGATAAAATTGACGGGACCCCCGAAAAAGAAGACCAGGGGATCAGAGTCGACGGCAAGGCCAACTTCGTGCCTTCGACCCCCGACGCGATTGCGTTCACGCGTACGCCGCAAGAGGTTCTGCGTATCGTCTATCTGACCGAGAAGGCCGGTGTCAGCAAAGGCGGTTTCTACCCGAACGGAATGAACGGAGAACTCAAGACGACCTGA